In Xenorhabdus griffiniae, the genomic window TGGCGGTAAATGCCATCCGCAGGAGCACACCAATACGGTGCGAGCGGGCAACAAACTGGTATTACGTCACGGCGATAAATTTTGGATGAACGGGGCATAAGGAAAGAAACGATGACAGAACAATCTTCGACGCTGGTTGTTACACCCACTGTTTATGAAGGCAAGGAATTTTGTGAGGAATTTCATATTCGGACCCAGGCAGAGGCGGAAACTGCACTGAGTCGGGTCGATACGCTCTATCCACAGAGCCGCCGATATTATGGCGCTTATGGAGACGACCCAGAATTAGATCAATACTACAATCACGAAGACGCCAAATTCGAAGCGCAGTCTTTTAAAAAAGCGGCACAGGATGCCGTTGACAAATTCAACAGCGGCGAGTTTCCACTGAAAGCGTGGGAAGAAAAGGAAAAAACAAAAGAACCTGACTATCCTCAGCCCAATTCCCCCTTACCGGCCAGAGTCCGCGATGACAGCCCGACAGGAACAGGGAATACCCTTGGCAAAATTACCGCTCAGGCAGCCCCAGCACAAGTGTCAGTGGCAGAAGCCAATCCCATTCCCAAAGCAGAAACACCGGCAGAAAAGGGAATGTGGGATAAAACCGTTGACTGGTTTCAGGAAACCGCCGATAGCGTCAGCAAATGGATTGATGAGAGTCAACATAATCTGGAGGCGGCCTGGGAGAATCCCGGGGAAGCGGCTATCGGGGCAGGAAAAGCGCTTTGGAATACCATCCCTGAAATGGCGGAATTGCTTGGCAAGGGCATGGTGATCGCCACAACAGCCCCCGCCGCCGCCGCCGAAAAAACCTGGGAATATATGGGAGGCGCTCCTGTCGGCATTGCCGAAATGCAGCAAAAGGCCGTAGAGATGGTCAATGCTGACGCCATTAAACTGGAAATGAAAAGCGACGCAGAAAAAGGGGGCGCCTTCGCTTTCGATATCGGTAGTATCGCTATGGGTGGGGCGGGGATACTTAAAGGCGCAGCAAAAGGCACCGCAAAAGCAGCAGCCAAAGCTGAAGGCAAGGTGTTGAGTAAAAAGGCCAACACTGCTGAAGTATCGGGGGCCAAAATCAAAGGCCAGTCTCAGGAAACCGTTAACCCCACGCCGGCAAAACCCAAAAATGCCGAAAAAGACCCGGTTGACAACAAATCCAGCGAAAAAGACGGCAGTTGCACGGAGACGTGCGGTACAAAAGGTGAGCCTGTCGATATGGCCACCGGCGACTTCCTGCAAGTCTGGCCGGTGATTGCCATTCCCGGGCTGTTGCCAATCACCCTGACCCGCACCTATCGCTCCACCGCCAAATTCAGCGGCCTGTTTGGGCCGAAATGGGCCGATGACTGGTCACGTCAGCTGGTGCTGAGTGACGGCAAGGTCAACTTCACGGATGCAGACGGCGTGATCTACGATTTCAGCACCCCGGATAACACCGTGCTTGCCCGTAATCTGCATATCCCGCATTACGTGCTGACGGGGGAATTGAACGGCGAGCTGCAATTGACCGATCGCCGATCGCAGCTGATTTACCATTTCAATTATGTGATCGGATCGCTCCGCAAGCTGTCTGCGATCACCGATCGTCGCCAAAACGCTATTCAGTTTCTCTATGATGCACAGTCACAACTCATCGAAATTACCCGCACGGATGGTTTCCGGTTACTTCTGGGCTATCACAGACAGCAACTCCAGACGGTCGATTATCTCGAACCGCAGAAGCAGAAACAGCAGCGATTAGTCACCTGTCATTATGATCCGCAGGGCTATCTCAATGAATGTGATGCCTTCCAGTACAATCACCTGTGGCATGAATATGATGTTCAGGGGCGGATGATCCGCTGGCATGACACCGACCAGACTGATTTTAACCTCACTTATGATGAACAGGGACGGGTTCTGACAACGAGTACGGCCAGCGGTTACTGGTGCGATAGTTTTCACTATGATGATCGGTTGCGTATCACGACCTACCGGGATGCTGAGGGCGGGGAAACTCAGCACCATTACGATCACCATGGACTGGTTTTCCGTGAAATTGATCCATTAGGCAGAATCACCCGTCGGCAGTGGCGCAACAGCCAAAAAATGTGGGAAGCAGATCCCGCGGGCAATGTCACCACCTTTGATTACAACCCTGACGGTGCGCTGACGGCAGTAAAGCTTTCAACCGGCGAAATTTTTGCTTACGGTTATGACGAACACGGGCAGCTTATTGAAAGTGTCCTGCCGACCGGCGAGCGCTGGCACTATCACTATGATGAGCAGGGTAACCTTACTGAACTGATCAACCCGCTGGGGCACAAGGAGGAATATCAATACGGTACACAGGGAGAATTACGCCAGCACCTGCTGCCGGATGGCCGCCAGTGGCACTATACCTACGATAAACAACAACGGCTGGCAGCGGTTATCACGCCGGACGGCCAGACCACCGGCTTACAGCTGGATGAACTGGGGCGCCTGCGCCAAATCACCGATGCCCTGAAACAGCACACCCACTACCATTACAGTGATGCCCATGCCAGCCTCAATGGCAGCCTGACCGATATCGAACTGCCGGACGGCACCACGCAGCAACTGGAATATGATACTGAACGACGTGTAGTGGCCGCCACTGACGGCGAGGGCCGCACCACACGCTACACGTACGGTGCATTTGACCTGCTGACTCAGGTGACCCGCCCCGATGGCACCACGCTGCGTTTTGGCTATGATCGCCTGACCCGCCTGCAATCGGTCACGGCGTCCACCGGCGAAACTTACCGTTATGAGCGGGATGCGGCCGGCCAGATTATCCGCGAAATCGATTTTACCGGCCGCACCCTGGAATATCAGTACGATAAACTGGGACGTCGCACCCAGGTGCAATACCCCGATGGTCAGCAACTGCGCTGGCACTATTCCGCGGCGGGGTTGCTGGTCAGACAGGAAAGCGGGCAGCCAGAAGAAAACCAGTGGGTACTGAAGGACACCACCACGTACGAATACAACAAACGCCATCAGCTGGTGAAAGCCGCCAATGCCGATGCCGTGGTGGAATATGAGTATGACAAGACTACGGGCCTGCCGATTTGTGAGCGAATCAACGGGCGGGAAATCACCCGCGAATGGGACAGCCTGACGGGGAGGCCGGTCAGTGAAAGCCTGGATGGTCACACCCTGCACTTTGGCTATCACCCGTTATCAGGCGCACTGAATCATTTTCAGTTTAACCAACATGCCCCGCTGACACTCCGGCATGATGCACTGGGACGGGAAACGGTGCGCGAAAGTGCCCGCGGGTTTATTCTCGCCAGCCGTTATACCGCAACGGGTTTACTGGCCCATCAGTCAGCCGGGCGGGACAGCGCCTTTTTCCAAGAGGCGCTGTCACAAAACGATCCGCATTTTCCTCCCCAGGCGACCGCCGTCAACCGGAGCTGGCAATACGACCGGGCGCATAATGTCCGGGTTATTGACGACAATTGGGGGCAAACCCGCTACCGTTATAATACCAACGACCAGATAGTACACACGCTGTTCGAGGGGTTACGCCCCCATGAAGAGCAATTCAGTTACGATGCCAACGGCAACCTGCGCCAACATTTGCCGGTTGATGCGCAGGGCGCAATGGAACAGTTTACACAACGCCAGCAGGCTGGCCGGGTGGTGCAACGGGGGGATTCGCGTTATCACTATGATGATAACGGCAGACTTATCGAAAAAATCGAACAGTATGACGGCTTC contains:
- a CDS encoding RHS repeat-associated core domain-containing protein, with the protein product MTEQSSTLVVTPTVYEGKEFCEEFHIRTQAEAETALSRVDTLYPQSRRYYGAYGDDPELDQYYNHEDAKFEAQSFKKAAQDAVDKFNSGEFPLKAWEEKEKTKEPDYPQPNSPLPARVRDDSPTGTGNTLGKITAQAAPAQVSVAEANPIPKAETPAEKGMWDKTVDWFQETADSVSKWIDESQHNLEAAWENPGEAAIGAGKALWNTIPEMAELLGKGMVIATTAPAAAAEKTWEYMGGAPVGIAEMQQKAVEMVNADAIKLEMKSDAEKGGAFAFDIGSIAMGGAGILKGAAKGTAKAAAKAEGKVLSKKANTAEVSGAKIKGQSQETVNPTPAKPKNAEKDPVDNKSSEKDGSCTETCGTKGEPVDMATGDFLQVWPVIAIPGLLPITLTRTYRSTAKFSGLFGPKWADDWSRQLVLSDGKVNFTDADGVIYDFSTPDNTVLARNLHIPHYVLTGELNGELQLTDRRSQLIYHFNYVIGSLRKLSAITDRRQNAIQFLYDAQSQLIEITRTDGFRLLLGYHRQQLQTVDYLEPQKQKQQRLVTCHYDPQGYLNECDAFQYNHLWHEYDVQGRMIRWHDTDQTDFNLTYDEQGRVLTTSTASGYWCDSFHYDDRLRITTYRDAEGGETQHHYDHHGLVFREIDPLGRITRRQWRNSQKMWEADPAGNVTTFDYNPDGALTAVKLSTGEIFAYGYDEHGQLIESVLPTGERWHYHYDEQGNLTELINPLGHKEEYQYGTQGELRQHLLPDGRQWHYTYDKQQRLAAVITPDGQTTGLQLDELGRLRQITDALKQHTHYHYSDAHASLNGSLTDIELPDGTTQQLEYDTERRVVAATDGEGRTTRYTYGAFDLLTQVTRPDGTTLRFGYDRLTRLQSVTASTGETYRYERDAAGQIIREIDFTGRTLEYQYDKLGRRTQVQYPDGQQLRWHYSAAGLLVRQESGQPEENQWVLKDTTTYEYNKRHQLVKAANADAVVEYEYDKTTGLPICERINGREITREWDSLTGRPVSESLDGHTLHFGYHPLSGALNHFQFNQHAPLTLRHDALGRETVRESARGFILASRYTATGLLAHQSAGRDSAFFQEALSQNDPHFPPQATAVNRSWQYDRAHNVRVIDDNWGQTRYRYNTNDQIVHTLFEGLRPHEEQFSYDANGNLRQHLPVDAQGAMEQFTQRQQAGRVVQRGDSRYHYDDNGRLIEKIEQYDGFRPQVWRYRWDTQNQLTHLETPDGSRWQYCYDPFGRRIRKIKERDGKLTAANLQLWLAGKPDLPDNPKALGGYDYLWSGDQLIEEVPFQRDGTRLEEKRVRWLYEPGSLTPAARFERGKLHYAIHDHQGTVRELLDEQGEMIWGQHLTTWGHAEKRGGVPSHHPDYHVQCHFRFLGQYFDEESGLFYNRHRYYSPETAQYISPDPIGLLGGFNPYSYVHNPTGWVDPFGLTNCPSSFINDDVVNHSSKGDWKEASSMPPRDRKTFPNGRLSGGGHGQSAIRELEARGIPYNIEHTYPNGVRVGNIPNHASKAKRKGTGQSWFPENWSDADIKHAGKVIWDSPSSVKVDMPSGGTMISGTHNGVFIRVVRDPKGGGSIFPDNSIQP